A segment of the Amycolatopsis thermophila genome:
CGATGACCTTCTCGCTGGTGGCCCGCGACGGCGACCGGTTCGGGATCGTCGCCAGCTCGTCCAGTCCGGCCGTCGTGGCCCGGGTCGCGCACCTGCGCCCGGGTGTCGGGGCGGCCGCCTCGCAGAACGTCACCGACCCCCGGCTCGGCACGAAGCTGCTCGACCGGCTCGCCGAGCACGGCGACGCCGGACGCGCACTGTCCGAAGTGACCGGTTCGGCCGAGAACATCGGCTACCGGCAGCTGACCGTCCTGGGCCGCACCGGTCCCGGGGTCGCCTACAGCGGCGCGAAGACGCTGGGCACCCACGCGACGGCGACCACCGACGGCGCCGTGGCGGCGGGCAACATGCTGTCCGGCGCGCACATCCCCGAGGTGATGCTCGACGCCTTCGCCGCCGCCACCGGCCAGCTGGAGGAGCGGCTCGTCGCCGCGCTGCGGGCGGCCGTCGCCGCCGGCGGCGAGGAGGGCCCGGTGCGCTCGGCGGGCCTGGTCGTCGTGGCCGATGTCGACTGGCCGGTCACCGACCTGCGGGTGGACTGGGCCGACGACCCGGCCGACCGCCTGGCCGAGGTGCTCGACGTGTGGTTGCCCCAGCGCGACGACTACGTCCGCCGCGGCCTCGACCCGGCCGCCGCGCCCTCCTACGGCGTGCCCGGGGACCGGTGATGACGGCGCTGAAGGCCGCCGCCCGCGAGCGCATCGAACGGCACGCCGGCGAGCTGATCGGGTTGTCCGAACGGCTGCACGCCGATCCCGAGACGGCCTGGGAGGAGCACCGGGCCGCGGCGATGGTCCCGGAGCTGCTCGACCGGGCCGGGTTCGCGGTGACCTCGGCCTACCTCGGCCTGGCCACCGCGTTCCACGCCCGGTTCGGCAGCGGCCCGACCCGGATCGCGCTGTGCGCCGAGTACGACGCGCTCCCCGGTCTCGGGCACGCCTGCGGCCACAACCTCATCGCGGCGAGCAGCGTCGGCGCCGCGCTGGGCCTGGCCGCGGTCGCCGACGAAGCCGGGCTCACCGTCGAGGTGTACGGCACGCCCGCCGAGGAGGGCGGGGGCGGCAAGATCGAGATGCTCGACCGCGGCGCCTTCGCGGGCGTGGACCTCGCCATGATGGTCCACCCCGCGCCGGTCGACGTCGCCGAGGCGCGGCCGTTCGCGGTGAGCCATTCGAAGATCTCCTACACCGGCCGGTCCGCGCATGCCGCGGCGTACCCGGAGGCCGGGATCAACGCCGCTGACGCGTTCACCGTCGCGCAGGTCGCGATCGGGCTGCTCCGCCAGCAGCTGCCGTCCTCGGCGCGCGTGCACGGCGTCGTCACGCACGCGGGCGACGCGCCCAACGCGATCCCCGAGCGCGCCACCGGCCGCTGGTACGTGCGGGCGGAGACGCTGGCGGAACTGGCCGAACTCGAACCGCGCGTGATGCGCGCGTTCGAGGCGGGCGCACTGGCGACCGGCTGCGAGCTGGCGGTCGAGCCGGAGAGCAAGCCCTACGCCGAGTTCCGCGCGGACGAGACGGCACTGGCCGACTACCGCGCGAACGCCCTGGCGCTCGGCCGCGAGTTCGCCCCGCCGGGCACCGCCGCCCGGATGAACCGCGCCTCGACCGACATGGGCAACGTCTCCCAGGTCGTCCCGGCGATCCACCCCTACATCGGCATCGGGTCCCTGCCCGCGACCAACCACCAGCGCGAGTTCGCCGCGTTCTGCGTCGGCGCCACCGCGCAGCGGGCCCTCCAGGACGGCGCCGTGGCACTCGCCTGGACCGGGCTCGACCGCGCGGCCCGGCGGGAGGCGCGCTGATGGGCCGGCCCTTCCGGACCGAGCACGACCTGCTCGGCGAGATCAGCGTGCCCGCCGGGGCCTACTACGGCGCCCACACCGCGCGAGCGCTGGTCAACTTCCCGATCACCGGCGAGACGCTGGCCGCCCGGCCGCACCTGATCGCCGCGCTCGCCACGGTGAAGCAGGCGGCGGCCGCGGCCAACGCCGAACTCGGGGCGCTCGACCAGCGCCGGGCCGGCGCCATCCAGGCCGCCTGCGCCGAGATCCGCGCCGGGGCGCTGCGGGAGGAGTTCGTGGTCGACCTGATCCAGGGCGGCGCGGGCACCTCGACGAACATGAACGCCAACGAGGTGATCGCCAACCGGGCCCTCGAACTGCTCGGCCACGACCGCGGCGACTACGCCGTGGTGCACCCGCTCGACCACGTCAACCTGGGCCAGAGCACCAACGACGTCTACCCCACCGCGGTCAAGCTCGCCCTCGACCGCTACCTCGCCGGCTTGCTCGGCGCACTCGGCGATCTCCGCGGAGCCTTCGCCGCCAAGGCGTCGGAGTTCGCGGACGTGCTGAAGATGGGCCGCACGCAGCTGCAGGACGCGGTGCCGATGACGCTCGGCCAGGAGTTCGCGGCCTTCGCCGCGACCCTCGCCGAGGACGAACAGCGCCTCGCGGAGGCACGGCTGCTGCTGCACGAGCTCAACCTCGGCGGCACCGCGATCGGCACCGGGCTCAACGCCCGCCCCGGCTACCGCGACCTCGCGGTCGGGCACCTCCGGTCACTCACCGGCATCGCCACGCTGGTGTCCGCGCCGGACCTGGTCGAGGCCACCGCCGACGTCGGCGTGTTCGTGCAGCTGTCCGGTGTGCTCAAACGGGTCGCGGTGAAGCTGTCGAAGATCTGCAACGACCTGCGCCTGCTGTCCTCCGGTCCGCAGGCGGGGTTCGGTGAGATCACCCTGCCCGCGCGGCAGGCGGGTTCGTCGATCATGCCCGGCAAGGTCAACCCGGTGATCTGTGAGGCGGTCAACCAGATCGCGTTCGAGATCATCGGTCACGACGTCACCGTCACCCTCGCGGCCGAGGGCGGGCAACTGCAGCTCAACGCCTTCGAACCGATCATCGCGCGCGCCCTGACCGCCGGGCTCGGCCACCTCACCGCGGGCCTGGGCGTCCTCACCGAGCACTGCGTGCGCGGCATCACCGCCCACCGCGAACACCTCGCCGCCACCGTCGCCGCCTCCACCGGGCTGGTGACCGCGCTCGGTCCCGCGCTCGGCTACGAGACCGCGAGCGCCCTCGCCCTGGAAGCGCACCGCACCGGCCGCCCGGCGCTGGAGCTGGTGCGCGAACGGGGACTGCTCACCGAAGACCGCCTGCGCGCCTTGACCACCCCCGAGGCGCTCACCGGCAGGCGCAGCGCCTGACCGTCCACACTCGACAGAACTGGAGTTGTCCGATGCCGAGCGAAGAAGTCGACGTCCTCGTCGTGGGTGCCGGCCAGGCCGGCCTCGCCATGAGCGAGCACCTGAGCGACTGCGGTGTGCCGCACCTGGTCCTGGAACGGCACCGGATCGCCGAACGCTGGCGGTCGGAGCGGTGGGACTCGCTGGTCGCGAACGGGCCCGCGTGGCACGACCGCTTCCCCGGCCTGGAGTTCGGCGACCTGGCCCCGGACGCGTTCGCGTCGAAGGACCAGATCGCCGACTACTTCGAGGCCTACGCGGAGAAGATCGCCGCGCCCGTCCGGACCGGGGTCGAGGTGCGGTCCGTGCGCCGCCACGCCGGACGGCCCGGTTTCCACGTGCGGACCTCGCAGGGCTCGATCGACGCCCGGTTCGTCGTCGCCGCCACCGGGCCGTTCCAGCGGCCGGTGGTGCCACCGATCGTGCCCGGCGAGGCCGGGCCTGCGCAGATCCACTCCAGCTCCTACAAGAACCCGGAGCAGCTGCCGGACGGCGCCGTGCTCGTGGTCGGGGCCGGGTCGTCCGGGGTGCAGATCGCCGAGGAACTGCACCGGTCGGGACGGCGGGTCTACCTGTCCGTGGGCCCGCACGACCGGCCGCCGCGCCGGTACCGCGGGCGCGACTTCTGCTGGTGGCTCGGGGTGCTCGGCAAGTGGGACGCCGAAACCCCGCCGAGGGGCGCGGAACACGTGACCATCGCCGTCAGCGGCGCGCGCGGCGGCCACACCGTCGACTTCCGCGCCCTCGCCGCGCTCGGCATCACCCTCGTCGGCCGGACCGGCTCCTACGCGGACGGGACGATCCACTTCAGACCGGACCTGGGCGC
Coding sequences within it:
- a CDS encoding M20 family metallopeptidase; translation: MTALKAAARERIERHAGELIGLSERLHADPETAWEEHRAAAMVPELLDRAGFAVTSAYLGLATAFHARFGSGPTRIALCAEYDALPGLGHACGHNLIAASSVGAALGLAAVADEAGLTVEVYGTPAEEGGGGKIEMLDRGAFAGVDLAMMVHPAPVDVAEARPFAVSHSKISYTGRSAHAAAYPEAGINAADAFTVAQVAIGLLRQQLPSSARVHGVVTHAGDAPNAIPERATGRWYVRAETLAELAELEPRVMRAFEAGALATGCELAVEPESKPYAEFRADETALADYRANALALGREFAPPGTAARMNRASTDMGNVSQVVPAIHPYIGIGSLPATNHQREFAAFCVGATAQRALQDGAVALAWTGLDRAARREAR
- a CDS encoding flavin-containing monooxygenase — its product is MPSEEVDVLVVGAGQAGLAMSEHLSDCGVPHLVLERHRIAERWRSERWDSLVANGPAWHDRFPGLEFGDLAPDAFASKDQIADYFEAYAEKIAAPVRTGVEVRSVRRHAGRPGFHVRTSQGSIDARFVVAATGPFQRPVVPPIVPGEAGPAQIHSSSYKNPEQLPDGAVLVVGAGSSGVQIAEELHRSGRRVYLSVGPHDRPPRRYRGRDFCWWLGVLGKWDAETPPRGAEHVTIAVSGARGGHTVDFRALAALGITLVGRTGSYADGTIHFRPDLGANIAAGDANYLSLLDEADAYVERNGLDLPEEPEARELGPDPACVTDPLLELDLAAAGVGSIVWATGFAVDYGWLQVDAFDENGKPEHRRGVSTEPGVYFLGLPWLARRGSSFIWGVWHDAKFVADHITTQRNYLRY
- a CDS encoding DUF1028 domain-containing protein — its product is MTFSLVARDGDRFGIVASSSSPAVVARVAHLRPGVGAAASQNVTDPRLGTKLLDRLAEHGDAGRALSEVTGSAENIGYRQLTVLGRTGPGVAYSGAKTLGTHATATTDGAVAAGNMLSGAHIPEVMLDAFAAATGQLEERLVAALRAAVAAGGEEGPVRSAGLVVVADVDWPVTDLRVDWADDPADRLAEVLDVWLPQRDDYVRRGLDPAAAPSYGVPGDR
- a CDS encoding aspartate ammonia-lyase — its product is MGRPFRTEHDLLGEISVPAGAYYGAHTARALVNFPITGETLAARPHLIAALATVKQAAAAANAELGALDQRRAGAIQAACAEIRAGALREEFVVDLIQGGAGTSTNMNANEVIANRALELLGHDRGDYAVVHPLDHVNLGQSTNDVYPTAVKLALDRYLAGLLGALGDLRGAFAAKASEFADVLKMGRTQLQDAVPMTLGQEFAAFAATLAEDEQRLAEARLLLHELNLGGTAIGTGLNARPGYRDLAVGHLRSLTGIATLVSAPDLVEATADVGVFVQLSGVLKRVAVKLSKICNDLRLLSSGPQAGFGEITLPARQAGSSIMPGKVNPVICEAVNQIAFEIIGHDVTVTLAAEGGQLQLNAFEPIIARALTAGLGHLTAGLGVLTEHCVRGITAHREHLAATVAASTGLVTALGPALGYETASALALEAHRTGRPALELVRERGLLTEDRLRALTTPEALTGRRSA